A stretch of Candidatus Zixiibacteriota bacterium DNA encodes these proteins:
- a CDS encoding peptidoglycan DD-metalloendopeptidase family protein encodes MKKYIDILIVPQGQEPSFNFRLSSIVARIVIFLVALWMISLIAATIFYGKISYRAMEADLLENENEKLRDYSARVVEIERSFNKNQKLVAKIASLAGIEIDDMNSSYELLDDSLQIDTANQETVAGFIGDIVPLSTEELEKFRIPQGRPLYGWITRGFNNGEDGQEKHLGIDIAVREGTPIVVTATGVVVLAGWDDAFGNIIMVDHENGYKTVYGHNQKMMTSLNEKVYKGDVIALSGNTGRSSAPHLHYEILKDNIAIDPSPFLD; translated from the coding sequence ATGAAAAAGTATATTGATATATTAATTGTACCACAAGGGCAAGAGCCGTCATTTAATTTTAGGCTATCTTCTATCGTAGCGAGGATTGTAATATTTCTCGTTGCCTTGTGGATGATAAGCCTTATAGCGGCGACGATATTTTATGGTAAGATATCCTATAGAGCCATGGAAGCTGATTTACTGGAGAACGAAAACGAGAAATTGAGAGATTATAGCGCCAGGGTTGTTGAAATAGAGAGAAGTTTTAATAAAAATCAAAAGTTGGTTGCTAAAATTGCCAGTTTAGCTGGAATTGAAATTGATGACATGAATTCCTCCTATGAATTGCTTGATGATTCTCTGCAAATCGATACCGCCAACCAAGAAACTGTCGCCGGTTTTATCGGGGATATTGTACCTCTTTCAACTGAAGAGTTGGAGAAATTTAGAATACCCCAGGGCAGGCCATTGTATGGCTGGATAACCAGGGGATTTAATAATGGCGAGGATGGACAGGAAAAACATCTCGGCATTGATATTGCTGTTCGGGAAGGCACGCCTATTGTTGTTACTGCAACTGGCGTTGTGGTTTTGGCGGGTTGGGATGATGCTTTCGGGAATATAATTATGGTTGATCATGAAAATGGATATAAAACCGTATATGGCCATAACCAGAAAATGATGACCAGCTTGAACGAAAAGGTATATAAAGGTGATGTCATTGCTTTGTCGGGTAATACCGGAAGGTCCTCTGCTCCGCATCTTCATTATGAAATACTAAAAGATAATATAGCGATAGACCCATCACCGTTTCTGGATTAA
- a CDS encoding ParB/RepB/Spo0J family partition protein, giving the protein MKRVALGRGLGALIPPGDAEEKKEISDIAVKHIKSNRNQPRKHFAEDKIIELAESIKHKGFIQPIVVRRNGDNYELIVGERRFRASQYLNLERIPAVIYDEVSNRDVMEMALIENIQRENLNPIEEAGAYQVLLQDYDISQEELAAQVGKDRSSIANSLRLLTLPERIKHMVIDRRLTAGAARVILAVPGEKEKLDLADKIIKEKLSVRELEKLVYGESRKRSARRAVMKSSHLLSIEDRLKSMMQTKVSILPRKKGGRIIIEYYNNDSLTRILEQLKFTEAL; this is encoded by the coding sequence ATGAAAAGGGTAGCTTTGGGCAGAGGACTTGGCGCGCTGATACCTCCGGGTGACGCCGAAGAAAAAAAAGAAATTAGTGATATTGCCGTAAAACATATTAAATCAAACCGTAATCAGCCGCGAAAACACTTTGCCGAGGATAAGATTATAGAACTTGCCGAATCTATCAAACATAAAGGTTTCATTCAACCGATTGTTGTTAGGAGAAACGGCGATAATTATGAATTGATAGTCGGGGAAAGACGATTTAGAGCCTCTCAATACCTCAACTTGGAAAGAATCCCGGCGGTTATCTATGATGAAGTTTCCAATCGGGATGTTATGGAGATGGCATTGATAGAAAATATACAGCGTGAAAATCTAAACCCGATTGAGGAAGCCGGCGCCTATCAGGTTTTGCTTCAGGATTACGATATTTCCCAGGAGGAATTAGCCGCTCAGGTTGGTAAAGACCGTTCGAGTATTGCTAATTCGCTTCGCCTGTTAACGCTTCCCGAAAGAATCAAACATATGGTTATCGACAGAAGATTGACTGCCGGAGCGGCGCGAGTAATTTTAGCTGTACCGGGAGAGAAAGAAAAACTAGATCTTGCCGATAAGATTATTAAGGAAAAACTCTCTGTAAGAGAACTTGAGAAATTAGTTTATGGTGAAAGCAGAAAGCGTTCGGCGAGACGGGCGGTGATGAAATCATCCCACCTGCTGTCAATCGAAGATAGATTAAAAAGCATGATGCAGACCAAGGTATCTATATTGCCCCGCAAAAAGGGCGGCCGTATTATTATTGAGTACTACAACAATGATAGCCTAACAAGGATTTTAGAACAGTTAAAATTTACCGAAGCATTATGA
- the rsmG gene encoding 16S rRNA (guanine(527)-N(7))-methyltransferase RsmG yields the protein MSDEILIKSWFDNYNLPITDNQINVLLEYINLIKESSKVMNLVSKKDIPIIADRHLLDSLYALTVYDIPLNAKAADIGSGAGFPGIPIAIARPDLSIDLIEPRLKRSIFLQKAVNHLDLNNVEIVHKRWENADHFYDVALLRAVFKEKDLQKKILSLLPPDSVLLYFAKYNNINILKSI from the coding sequence ATGTCGGATGAAATATTAATAAAAAGCTGGTTTGATAACTACAATCTTCCCATTACCGATAATCAGATTAATGTTTTATTAGAATATATCAACCTAATAAAAGAGTCATCAAAAGTGATGAACCTTGTTTCAAAAAAAGATATACCGATAATAGCAGACCGTCATCTTTTGGATTCGCTATATGCATTAACCGTTTATGATATCCCGTTAAATGCGAAAGCTGCGGATATCGGAAGCGGGGCAGGTTTTCCCGGGATTCCTATCGCTATCGCTAGACCTGATCTTTCGATTGATTTAATTGAGCCGCGTCTCAAGAGAAGCATATTTTTACAAAAAGCGGTTAACCATTTGGATTTAAACAACGTAGAGATTGTTCACAAGCGTTGGGAAAATGCAGATCATTTTTATGATGTTGCATTATTAAGGGCAGTATTTAAGGAAAAAGATTTACAGAAGAAAATTCTATCATTATTGCCGCCGGATAGCGTCTTGCTGTATTTTGCTAAGTATAATAATATCAATATATTAAAAAGTATTTAA
- the mnmE gene encoding tRNA uridine-5-carboxymethylaminomethyl(34) synthesis GTPase MnmE → MYNLHDTICAISTPPGESALAIVRLTGDQSKTIAEKIIAEKQLRNRQTVFCKMIDEQGDIVDEVIAIWYEAPKSFTAEDMVEIICHGGYVVSQQILLLLCKSGARLAEPGEFTLRAFLNGRLDLTRAEAVNSVIYAKSSKAKQLAINNLEGRLNSRLTVISNSLFELIAILEAEIDFGDEEATKLSRQQIKSRIKSLNELVDETISTYDIGRISEGRAQVAIVGAPNVGKSSLFNALLKSDRAIVTSKPGTTRDYLSEYIDIGGYPVILTDTAGIRDSDETVEIIGIDKTKGLIDNVDLCLFVLDVSRAFNDEDKHILDIISNRSYIPVINKIDIDSMQKSTYSNLFAQGNQLRISAITGYGIEDLVIRLRETLIDRLPEPQDGVLLSQRQFGCAQKASGCFDNTLKALNDGETEEIIVSLLREAQNYIGELTGKITSDDILNSIFSRFCIGK, encoded by the coding sequence ATGTATAATTTACACGATACAATATGTGCGATATCTACACCCCCCGGTGAATCAGCCTTAGCGATTGTCCGGCTTACAGGCGATCAATCAAAGACGATTGCCGAGAAGATTATTGCCGAAAAGCAGCTGAGAAACAGACAGACAGTATTCTGTAAAATGATAGATGAGCAGGGCGATATTGTTGATGAAGTAATAGCAATTTGGTATGAAGCGCCAAAAAGTTTTACTGCTGAGGATATGGTTGAGATTATTTGCCATGGCGGATATGTTGTATCGCAACAGATACTGTTGCTTTTATGCAAATCGGGAGCACGTCTGGCCGAACCCGGCGAATTCACACTGCGAGCTTTTCTTAATGGCCGACTCGATTTAACAAGGGCTGAGGCGGTAAACTCGGTAATATACGCTAAATCATCAAAGGCGAAACAATTAGCGATAAATAATCTTGAGGGACGGCTTAATAGCAGGCTTACCGTAATAAGCAATAGTCTTTTTGAGTTGATAGCTATTTTGGAAGCGGAAATTGATTTTGGTGATGAGGAGGCAACCAAGTTAAGCCGACAACAAATCAAGAGCAGGATAAAGTCTTTGAACGAGTTAGTAGATGAGACCATATCAACATATGATATTGGCCGAATATCTGAGGGGCGGGCTCAGGTTGCGATTGTAGGGGCGCCGAATGTCGGTAAATCGAGCCTATTTAATGCGCTATTAAAGTCTGACAGAGCAATTGTAACATCAAAACCAGGTACCACGCGGGATTATCTATCCGAATATATAGATATTGGCGGTTATCCTGTCATATTGACAGATACTGCTGGTATAAGAGATTCTGATGAAACGGTAGAGATTATTGGCATCGATAAAACTAAGGGATTAATTGACAATGTTGATCTTTGCCTCTTTGTACTTGATGTTTCTAGGGCATTCAATGATGAGGATAAGCATATTTTAGATATAATATCAAACAGGTCATATATTCCTGTAATAAATAAAATAGATATAGATTCTATGCAAAAATCGACATATAGTAATTTGTTTGCACAGGGAAATCAGCTGCGCATATCTGCAATTACTGGGTATGGTATAGAGGATTTAGTTATTAGACTTAGAGAAACATTGATAGATAGGTTGCCGGAGCCGCAGGATGGTGTATTGTTATCGCAAAGGCAGTTTGGATGTGCGCAAAAGGCTTCAGGTTGTTTTGATAATACATTGAAAGCTTTAAATGATGGAGAAACTGAGGAGATTATAGTCAGTTTATTAAGAGAGGCACAGAATTATATTGGTGAATTGACTGGCAAGATTACAAGTGATGATATTTTAAATAGCATATTTTCAAGGTTTTGTATCGGGAAATAA
- the yidD gene encoding membrane protein insertion efficiency factor YidD — translation MKSDKIINIPAKTLAALVRLYQIIISPLFPNSCRFYPSCSEYTRQALITHGAIKGTALGMWRILRCNPWGKGGYDPVNQR, via the coding sequence ATTAAGTCAGATAAGATAATAAATATTCCTGCGAAAACACTGGCGGCTTTAGTGCGGCTATATCAGATTATCATTAGCCCGTTATTTCCAAACAGCTGCCGTTTTTATCCCTCGTGCTCCGAGTATACCCGTCAAGCGCTGATAACCCATGGCGCAATTAAAGGCACAGCATTAGGCATGTGGCGGATACTAAGATGCAACCCTTGGGGCAAGGGCGGCTATGACCCGGTAAACCAAAGGTAG
- the mnmG gene encoding tRNA uridine-5-carboxymethylaminomethyl(34) synthesis enzyme MnmG: MDFSLIVIGGGHAGCEAALAGARLGLSTALITLKTDMIAQMSCNPAVGGLAKGQLVREIDALGGEMGFCTDMTGIQFRILNRSKGPAVHSHRAQVDRKAYREYMIQTVMNQPNLEVIEDEVVGLIVKNRKCQGVLTVSRETISANAVILTAGTFLNGMIYIGEDRFPAGRLNEKPSKGLTEFLIKHDIETGRLKTGTPPRLDGNTVDFSKCEPQAGDEPPPFFSNRSNRVNITQICCHLTYTNIKTHEIILNNLEKSSLYGGKITGIGPRYCPSIEDKIVRFNDKNRHQLFLEPEGLDTTEYYLNGFSSSLPEAVQLKAAKTIIGLENVEFNKPAYAIEYDFFPPHQLKPTMESKILKNLYFAGQVNGTSGYEEAAAQGLMAAINIFMSINGEKPVVFDRSQAYIGVLIDDLVTKSTKEPYRMFTSRAEYRLLLREDNAEDRLSEIGSQIGLLNGRNWEIIKQEKQIRDKLYKLFNKVRIKLPKIDGSITVAKAAKRPDIDFNTIFSQLPDSFNEKYQVIEKVLIEIKYEGYLKRQEQHLQQFRKMESVAIPENFDYSSFKGLKNEAFEKLERIKPTTLGQASRISGVSPGDIAVLMVYLKK, translated from the coding sequence ATGGATTTTAGTTTAATAGTAATTGGCGGCGGGCATGCCGGTTGTGAGGCAGCTTTAGCGGGTGCAAGGCTTGGTTTATCGACTGCCTTGATCACCTTAAAGACCGATATGATAGCCCAAATGAGCTGTAATCCGGCTGTTGGCGGTTTGGCTAAGGGGCAGTTAGTGCGTGAGATCGATGCGCTTGGCGGTGAAATGGGGTTTTGCACCGATATGACCGGCATCCAGTTCCGTATTCTTAACAGAAGTAAGGGGCCGGCAGTGCATTCTCATCGCGCCCAGGTTGACCGTAAGGCATATCGTGAATATATGATACAAACAGTCATGAATCAGCCCAATCTTGAGGTTATTGAGGACGAGGTTGTTGGCTTAATAGTAAAAAACCGAAAATGTCAAGGAGTGCTTACTGTTTCACGTGAAACTATTTCCGCAAATGCTGTTATACTCACTGCCGGGACGTTTCTCAATGGCATGATTTATATCGGCGAAGATAGATTTCCGGCCGGACGGCTCAATGAAAAACCATCAAAAGGCCTAACCGAATTTTTGATTAAACATGATATTGAAACCGGACGGCTTAAGACCGGTACCCCGCCTCGTCTTGATGGCAACACTGTTGATTTTAGTAAATGCGAACCCCAGGCCGGAGATGAACCGCCACCATTTTTCTCAAATCGTTCAAATCGTGTCAATATTACACAGATTTGCTGTCATTTAACATACACTAATATAAAAACACATGAGATAATCCTGAATAACCTGGAAAAATCTTCCCTTTACGGCGGCAAGATAACAGGAATAGGTCCCAGATACTGCCCCTCGATAGAGGATAAAATCGTCAGGTTCAATGATAAAAACCGCCATCAGCTCTTTCTTGAACCGGAGGGCTTGGATACAACGGAATATTATCTTAACGGTTTTTCATCCTCATTGCCCGAGGCTGTTCAATTGAAAGCGGCAAAGACTATCATTGGGCTTGAGAATGTTGAGTTTAATAAGCCTGCTTATGCAATTGAATATGATTTCTTCCCGCCACACCAGCTTAAACCTACTATGGAATCAAAAATATTGAAAAACCTGTATTTTGCCGGTCAGGTAAACGGCACCTCTGGCTATGAGGAGGCAGCAGCGCAGGGCTTGATGGCTGCAATTAATATATTTATGAGTATTAATGGCGAAAAACCAGTTGTTTTTGATAGATCTCAAGCATACATAGGGGTCTTAATTGATGATTTGGTTACCAAATCGACTAAAGAACCTTACAGGATGTTTACCTCCCGGGCTGAATATCGATTATTGCTCCGTGAGGATAATGCCGAGGATAGACTAAGCGAGATAGGCAGCCAGATTGGGTTATTAAATGGGCGAAACTGGGAAATAATTAAACAGGAAAAACAAATTCGCGACAAGCTATATAAGCTTTTTAATAAAGTACGCATCAAATTGCCTAAAATAGATGGTTCAATAACGGTAGCTAAGGCGGCAAAGCGGCCTGATATTGATTTTAATACTATATTTAGTCAACTCCCTGATTCTTTTAATGAGAAATATCAAGTAATAGAGAAGGTTTTAATTGAAATTAAGTATGAAGGCTATCTCAAACGTCAGGAACAACACTTGCAGCAATTTAGAAAAATGGAATCGGTTGCAATTCCTGAAAATTTCGATTATTCGAGTTTTAAGGGCTTAAAAAACGAAGCGTTTGAAAAATTGGAACGTATAAAACCTACAACCCTGGGACAAGCCTCGAGAATCTCCGGAGTAAGCCCGGGAGATATAGCGGTTTTAATGGTGTATCTTAAGAAGTAA
- the yidC gene encoding membrane protein insertase YidC has protein sequence MDKRSIVGFLLILLILFLWPQWSNIFNPQQPNSGQDEQNQPIAESENHIDKTQTEDIHNYSEENTSNQKDIKAENKVSLNTIDLEPEKLIKVETENFIAVLSSHGGLLKSMQLKKYLTENGADGHSLVQLVSPPEISPWGANGALTLGVEDSLYSVNNIAYDVIGYNTTLLKGDEPQTVSFIYNDDNGSSIRKDFTFNPEGYSFKLRLTITNADAFGFDDELTLGWLNPTLTTEKDYKEDLSKNAGFYCMGGEVVESSDLKDGKLYHRPSGTSKWVAVRSKYFVNAIIADSQEGSQVLVVGTKDEILDAAGKPHEWKKFGVGLTFDIKDNSFSNDITVYTGPLDYYRLKDLGYNLSQLVEMGWKAFRPFAIGILWIFVQLHKILFNYGLVIIIFSIIMKIIFWPLTRKSSTSMMKMKELQPKIQEVKEKFKNDPKKLNAETMKVYKEFGVNPFGSCLPMLVQLPIFWAMFSVLRNSIEIRGAGFVFYLNDLSQKDPHYILPIIMGIAMFLQQKMTITDPKQKMLVYIMPVVFVFLFAGWPSGLVLYWTMFSVIGIFEQLIVKKRLDEEKRLATK, from the coding sequence ATGGATAAAAGATCAATAGTCGGTTTTCTGTTAATTTTACTAATTTTATTCCTGTGGCCGCAATGGAGCAATATATTTAATCCCCAACAGCCAAATAGCGGGCAGGATGAGCAAAACCAGCCAATTGCCGAGAGCGAAAATCATATCGATAAAACACAGACTGAAGACATACATAATTATTCTGAAGAAAATACCTCAAATCAAAAGGATATTAAAGCAGAGAATAAAGTATCCTTAAATACGATTGACCTTGAACCGGAAAAGCTCATAAAGGTCGAAACCGAGAATTTCATAGCTGTTTTATCATCTCATGGCGGATTGCTCAAATCTATGCAGTTAAAAAAATATTTAACTGAAAATGGAGCTGATGGCCATTCGCTTGTTCAGCTTGTTAGCCCGCCCGAAATTAGTCCCTGGGGAGCAAATGGAGCTTTAACGCTGGGTGTCGAGGATAGTCTTTATTCTGTAAACAACATAGCTTATGATGTAATTGGTTATAATACCACATTATTAAAGGGTGATGAGCCTCAAACTGTTTCCTTTATCTATAATGATGATAATGGCTCATCTATACGTAAAGATTTTACTTTCAACCCTGAAGGTTATTCTTTCAAACTTCGCCTGACAATTACAAACGCCGATGCTTTTGGTTTTGATGATGAATTAACTTTAGGCTGGCTGAACCCAACACTTACCACCGAAAAGGACTACAAGGAGGACCTCAGTAAGAATGCAGGTTTCTACTGTATGGGCGGTGAAGTTGTTGAGAGCAGCGATTTGAAAGATGGAAAACTATATCATCGACCTTCCGGTACATCCAAATGGGTAGCAGTTAGATCAAAATACTTTGTTAATGCTATCATCGCTGATTCACAGGAGGGTTCCCAGGTGCTCGTAGTCGGAACTAAAGATGAAATCTTGGATGCCGCGGGTAAACCGCATGAGTGGAAGAAATTCGGCGTTGGGCTGACATTTGATATTAAAGATAATAGTTTCAGCAATGATATTACAGTTTATACGGGTCCGCTGGATTATTACCGTCTTAAGGATTTAGGTTATAACCTAAGTCAGCTTGTTGAAATGGGTTGGAAAGCATTTCGACCGTTTGCTATCGGTATTCTCTGGATTTTCGTTCAACTTCACAAGATACTTTTCAACTATGGACTGGTAATAATAATATTCTCAATCATAATGAAAATAATCTTTTGGCCGCTTACTCGAAAAAGCTCAACCTCCATGATGAAAATGAAAGAACTTCAGCCAAAGATACAAGAGGTTAAGGAAAAATTTAAAAACGACCCGAAGAAATTAAATGCCGAGACAATGAAAGTATATAAAGAATTTGGGGTTAATCCGTTTGGTTCTTGTTTGCCTATGTTAGTACAGTTGCCGATATTTTGGGCAATGTTTTCGGTGTTAAGAAACTCCATAGAAATCAGAGGTGCCGGATTTGTCTTTTACCTAAACGATTTATCTCAAAAGGACCCACACTATATCCTACCGATAATTATGGGTATAGCGATGTTTTTACAACAGAAAATGACCATAACCGACCCGAAACAGAAGATGCTTGTATATATTATGCCTGTGGTTTTCGTATTTTTATTTGCGGGATGGCCTTCCGGACTGGTACTGTACTGGACAATGTTCAGCGTTATCGGCATATTCGAACAACTGATTGTTAAAAAGAGATTAGATGAGGAAAAGCGGTTAGCCACTAAGTGA
- a CDS encoding ParA family protein, translating to MAKIVAIANQKGGVGKTTTAINLSSSLAVAEQKTLIVDIDPQANTTSGLGYNKNDIEKSVYDVLTTNMPVEEAIIETDIEYLHLLPSNINLVGAEIELVNLNDREFKLKKGLESVSEFYDYIIIDCPPSLGLLTINTLTCAQNVIIPIQCEYYALEGLSQLTNTINLVHKSLNPKLEIHGILLTMYDGRLNLSRQVADEARKYFAEKVYDTVINRNVRLSEAPSFGKPILLYDVECKGAQNYIKFAKEVLAR from the coding sequence ATGGCAAAAATTGTAGCAATCGCCAATCAAAAAGGCGGCGTTGGTAAAACCACTACCGCTATTAATCTTTCATCATCGCTAGCAGTTGCCGAACAAAAGACTCTGATCGTCGATATCGACCCTCAAGCCAATACAACATCGGGACTTGGCTATAATAAAAACGATATCGAGAAGTCTGTCTATGATGTGTTAACTACCAATATGCCTGTTGAGGAAGCGATAATCGAAACTGATATCGAATACCTTCACCTGCTGCCATCTAATATTAATCTTGTAGGCGCTGAAATTGAGCTGGTAAATCTCAACGATAGAGAGTTTAAACTTAAGAAGGGATTGGAATCGGTATCTGAATTTTACGATTACATTATAATCGACTGTCCGCCATCCCTGGGCTTGCTTACTATTAACACTTTGACCTGCGCGCAAAATGTTATTATTCCGATTCAGTGTGAGTATTATGCCCTTGAGGGTTTAAGCCAGTTAACGAATACAATCAATCTGGTCCACAAAAGCCTAAACCCTAAACTTGAAATTCATGGAATATTGTTGACTATGTATGACGGACGCCTTAATTTGTCTCGTCAGGTTGCCGATGAAGCAAGGAAATATTTTGCCGAGAAAGTGTACGATACTGTGATCAATAGAAATGTTCGCCTGTCTGAGGCTCCCAGTTTTGGCAAGCCGATTCTTCTTTATGATGTCGAGTGCAAGGGCGCTCAAAATTACATTAAATTTGCCAAGGAGGTGCTGGCTCGATGA
- a CDS encoding polymer-forming cytoskeletal protein → MSNKDLKSEGKLDTIIGKGTKIEGTITIDGSTRIDGFISGKLISNDVVTIGPNGEVKAEVKAKSIILGGRVEGNLEASEKVELQAKSELRGDLIAKSLLIEHGALFHGSSNMINKSVNQIAHPDKKQEIQKK, encoded by the coding sequence ATGTCAAACAAAGATTTGAAAAGTGAAGGTAAGCTCGACACTATCATTGGTAAGGGAACTAAGATTGAAGGAACGATAACCATCGATGGTTCCACTCGTATTGATGGATTCATTTCAGGGAAATTAATATCTAATGATGTTGTAACTATTGGTCCGAACGGTGAGGTAAAAGCTGAGGTTAAGGCTAAATCTATAATTCTTGGCGGACGAGTTGAAGGCAATCTTGAAGCTTCTGAAAAAGTTGAGCTTCAGGCTAAATCCGAACTTCGCGGCGATCTTATTGCAAAATCATTGCTAATTGAACATGGCGCGCTTTTTCATGGCAGTTCAAACATGATAAATAAATCGGTAAATCAGATTGCACATCCTGATAAGAAACAGGAAATACAAAAAAAATAA